AGGCAAAGGAGAGTCATTTTCTGCGTTCATATTTATTGTACCGTTTTAATATTCCTTATTTTGAGATCGTCGCTCTTTAATTGGGATGTAAAATCGCCGTAGGCTCAATTTTACCGTGGTTGAGAATCTCGTGAGAAAATATACAAAATAATCAGAATTCACGCACCTATACATACATAAAAATTCTTCTATGTAAGAGTTGACCAGTCTGTAAAAATATTATTTTAATCTTTTAAAGATATATTTTTAATTTATATAAAAATAGATAAGGTGATTTATTTTTAATATAGAAAGGTTAATAATGTTATAATTTTTTATTATAACACAGATTTTAATTAGAGTTATGCAGATTAGATTCGAGACAAATCAGGATTTTGACGATAGAGTAGGACAAATATTTCCTAGAAGTTGTTATATGTTATTTCCTAGAGATGATGAAGGTATATGGGATATCTCTTATGATTGGGATTTAACGAATCCTACGGCTTTGAAAAATTCAGCTTTAGCAGTGATTCCTGTGATTGGTTCAATCATTGGGTTAATCAAGTTATTCAGCGTATGGTCTGTCAATCTACGCGGCGAAAGTAAAAGAAAAATACTTGTTTATACAGTCACCGGATTAATGGAATTTTGTGGTCTAGGGATTGTTACCTTAGTGCTAAAAATTCTTTGTTTATTTTTTAAAATTATTTTTTCTAGAAATAGAAGAGAGCAAATTCTTCCTGAATATCCTCAAGATCGCAGTCATGCATCTTCCGGTCTGATTTTTTCGTAAACTCTTTGATTAGAGTTTATGTTCTTAGAAATATCATTGCTTTAAAGCGAATATTTCCCTATGATAACCTACTGAAATGGCTGGATAGCTCAGTTGGTAGAGCAGAGGATTGAAGATCCTTGTGTCGTCGGTTCGACCCCGGCTCCGGCCATACTCGGTTAACGTTCAACGTGTCTAGTTTTTCTTGGAAAACTAAAATCAAGGACTTTGTATTTTTTTATAATTTCAGGGTTTGCTAAAGTATTTGGCAAATCTATTGAGTCCTAAGCACAGAATAAAGAATCATAAGGAAAGAATTAATGAAGTCTTACGCGATAATTCAGACCGGAAGCAAGCAATATCAGGTTACTGAAGGGGATGTAATTGACGTCGAATTGTTAGACGGCGTTTCCGAGGGACAAGAAGTTGTTTTCGATCAAGTGTTGTTTACTTTTGATGGATCTAAAGTTTCTTTAGGGACTCCTACGGTAAAGAATGCTGTAGTAAAAGGTCAGTTGCTTTCTCGAGTTCGTGGAGAAAAAGTAACGGCCTATAAATACAAAAGACGTAAAAATTATCATCGTAAGACTGGTCACCGTCAGAATTACCTTAGAGTAAAAATTAGTAATCTAGTGATGTAATCGACTGGTGGATAACTAAAGGATTTTGAAATGGCACATAAGAAAGGTCAGGGAGCAAGCCGTAACGGTCGCGATTCAGAGTCAAAGCGTCTCGGTATGAAAGTAGGCGCAGGACAAAGAGTTTCCACGGGAAGTATTCTTGTAAGACAAAGAGGCACTAAGTGGCATCCTTCACAAAATGTAGGTAGAGGTCGTGACGATACTTTATTTGCTTTGATAGACGGCATTGTTGTCACTAAGAAGACAGATCGTACATATATTTCTGTTCTTCCAGAATAGGTCTTAAAAGGCTCTTCAAAAACCAATTATCTAGGAAGCTCTGTTTTTTGCTCATGCATAAAACGGGGCTTTTCTATTTTAACAGCGTTTACGATTTAGGGATAAGTATACAATGTTTTTAGATCAAATTACTATAGAGTTGCGTGCTGGGAAAGGCGGTAACGGTGTCGTAGCCTGGAGGAAGGAGAAATACCTACCGAAAGGCGGTCCTTATGGCGGTAATGGCGGTGTTGGTGGATCTATTGTTATTGAATCAGCTACGCATGTATACTCTTTTGAATCCTATAGGAATATACGCTTTTTAAAAGCTGAAGATGGGCAATCTGGAGCAACTAATAATCGTTCTGGGAGAAACGGAAAAGATTTGGTTTTGGTAGTTCCTGAAGGAACGTTATTACGTGATGTAGAGACTCGAGAGATTCTTTATGATTTTGCCAAAGATGGAGAACGTTTAGTTATTTGTCGTGGAGGCAAAGGCGGGAAAGGAAATACTTTCTTCAAGACATCAACAAATCGTGCTCCTACAAAAGCTACTCCAGGAAAACCTGGAGAAGTGCGGGAAGTCGAGCTAGAGTTAAAACTCATAGCAGATATTGGTCTTGTAGGCTTCCCGAATGCTGGTAAATCCACGTTATTTAATACTCTTGCTAAAACAGAAGTTAAAGTGGGGGCATATCCATTTACTACACTTCAGCCTGTATTAGGGCTAATTCCCTGTCAGGAAAGATTGTACCAGAAACCATGGATTATCGCAGATATTCCCGGAATCATAGAAGGCGCTCATCAAAATCGTGGTTTGGGATTAGATTTTCTAAGGCATATTGAACGCACTAGATTGTTATTATTTGTTATCGATATTTGTGGATGTGAGAGGTCCTCTCCCGAAGAAGATTTACGTATTCTTATGGATGAACTTTTACATTATAAAGAAGATCTTGCTGATAAAGGCAGGATCATCGCTTTAAATAAGATCGATGATCTTCTTCCTGATGAGAGACAGGAACGCCTAGAGAATTTTCAAAGACTCTTTCCTTCCGAAAAGTTTGTGATGTTATCCGGACTTACTGGGGAAGGTGTAGATCTATTGAACAGTCTCTTCACAAATAGACTTACTGTGTAAGCAATACCCATCAAAATGGCAATTGTCGGTCCTGCAGGGAAATCCAGGGCATAGGCAAGGACAATTCCGGAAAATGAGCATAGAATGTTTAAGAGAACGGAAACGATCATAATATTGACCATCCTATAGGAAAATCTACAAGCGATCGATATAGGCAAAACGAGCATGCTTAGCATCAAGATAACACCCATGATGTAAATCAGCATGACGATGGTAATTGCTGTTAAAATTAGTAACAGGAAATACCATGTCTGTACAGAGTAGCGACTGAGCATCATGTATTTTTCATCGAAACATAATGCAAGGAATCTTGTATGACAGAGTGCTACAGTTGTAAGAACAACAATATCTAATATTCCCAGGCTATAGAGATCATGAGTTGTTACCCAAAGAATATTTCCGAAAAGGAAATTCACTAGCTCTGAATTAAAGGCGGGAAGCTGGGAGATAAAGATAATCCCAATTGCCATTCCTACAGACCAAATCATAGCGATAAGAGCATCTTCTCTTTCTTGATACTTGAGATGAATTTTTCCAATACAAATTGCCAGGATTATTGCTCCAACTATAGCTCCGTACATAGGGGAAAACTCAAGATTTAGTCGATATTGAATCCATAAGGTAAGCCCAATTCCTCCTAAAATAGAATGGGAGATGCTTCCACTGATAGACACGATACGTTTGACTACGATGTAAGTTCCTACAACTCCCCCAGCAATAGATGCTCCTAAAGCTGCAAGTAAAGAAGGAAAGAGTAGAGAGGGAAGGATATGATCAAAAAAAGAAATCATAGATCAGCCTTTTTTTCGAAAGAATCACAGCAAAACTCTTGAGATATCGTTGGTGTATTGGTCAGTGTTGTTAGGGTTCTGCTCATATAAAATACTTTATTGAAGTGACTAGTTGTATGATGCAAATCATGTGTGATCATTAGAATTGTACATCGGGAGTTAAGCTCTGTGAGAATCTGTAGGATGCGCTGTTGATTTTCAGGATCGATATTTGCTGTAGGTTCATCAAGGATGAGTAATTTAGGATGAGATGCCAGGGCTCTAGCGAGTAATACTCTCTGTATTTGTCCTCCAGATAGGTGGGAAAAGCAGGTGTCTTTATGGTGTAAAAGATCTACGGTCTCCAAAGCCTGCTCTGCGGATTCATGATCGTATTTGGAATATTTCCCATGCCAGCGGAGAAAAGAAAGCCTTCCTGATAG
This portion of the Chlamydia crocodili genome encodes:
- the rplU gene encoding 50S ribosomal protein L21, whose amino-acid sequence is MKSYAIIQTGSKQYQVTEGDVIDVELLDGVSEGQEVVFDQVLFTFDGSKVSLGTPTVKNAVVKGQLLSRVRGEKVTAYKYKRRKNYHRKTGHRQNYLRVKISNLVM
- a CDS encoding metal ABC transporter permease, with the translated sequence MISFFDHILPSLLFPSLLAALGASIAGGVVGTYIVVKRIVSISGSISHSILGGIGLTLWIQYRLNLEFSPMYGAIVGAIILAICIGKIHLKYQEREDALIAMIWSVGMAIGIIFISQLPAFNSELVNFLFGNILWVTTHDLYSLGILDIVVLTTVALCHTRFLALCFDEKYMMLSRYSVQTWYFLLLILTAITIVMLIYIMGVILMLSMLVLPISIACRFSYRMVNIMIVSVLLNILCSFSGIVLAYALDFPAGPTIAILMGIAYTVSLFVKRLFNRSTPSPVSPDNITNFSEGKSL
- a CDS encoding metal ABC transporter ATP-binding protein, yielding MTVQILVKNLSFRYGPKSSWIINNVSFMIHEGDFVGIIGPNGGGKTTLAMLMLGLLKPTLGTLETFSTCRKESELTIGWVPQHFSYDFSFPISVKEVVLSGRLSFLRWHGKYSKYDHESAEQALETVDLLHHKDTCFSHLSGGQIQRVLLARALASHPKLLILDEPTANIDPENQQRILQILTELNSRCTILMITHDLHHTTSHFNKVFYMSRTLTTLTNTPTISQEFCCDSFEKKADL
- the obgE gene encoding GTPase ObgE; amino-acid sequence: MFLDQITIELRAGKGGNGVVAWRKEKYLPKGGPYGGNGGVGGSIVIESATHVYSFESYRNIRFLKAEDGQSGATNNRSGRNGKDLVLVVPEGTLLRDVETREILYDFAKDGERLVICRGGKGGKGNTFFKTSTNRAPTKATPGKPGEVREVELELKLIADIGLVGFPNAGKSTLFNTLAKTEVKVGAYPFTTLQPVLGLIPCQERLYQKPWIIADIPGIIEGAHQNRGLGLDFLRHIERTRLLLFVIDICGCERSSPEEDLRILMDELLHYKEDLADKGRIIALNKIDDLLPDERQERLENFQRLFPSEKFVMLSGLTGEGVDLLNSLFTNRLTV
- the rpmA gene encoding 50S ribosomal protein L27, with translation MAHKKGQGASRNGRDSESKRLGMKVGAGQRVSTGSILVRQRGTKWHPSQNVGRGRDDTLFALIDGIVVTKKTDRTYISVLPE